CCTAtacagaaaaagccaaaaaaaatattaggatTAGATTTTTGCCATAACCTAGTTGCATCGGTTCATCTAGTTCTTGTACTGGTCGTAGTCCTTCCTTTGTGTAACTTTCACTTCCGGTTAGGTTTTGTTCCGAGGAGTTCTTGTTCTAGTCGGAGTCAACGAGATCTATTTTGTTTTCGCCCGTGTCAAGTTGCAGTTTGAGTCCTtttccaaatccgagttgacTTTGTTTCCTATCCGAATCCAAGTTGAGTTAGTTTTCAAATTCGTGTTTCTTTTCACGCTGTTTTTCCTTTCCGCGTTTGTTGCAATCCGAATCAGATTAGAGTTCGTTTTCCTTTCCAATTGTTAACCCTAGCCACAGCCTTTCTATCATATAAGAGTAGGAACCTTCCCACAAGACTAGCATATTTGGCTCTACGGGCTGCTCTTTGTTTACCTTTATACAGTTTGCTTCCCATACCAATCCGATTTGTCAGTTGATCTGAGTGCGGAAAGTTTCGGCCACAAGGAAAGAGGAGGGggatagcaaaaaaaaaaaagagtctggAAACCTCTCCGGAATTTTTTCGAGCTTATACTGTTTTTACACTTCCGGGATTGTTTTTAGCCATCCGCCGTTGTAGCGGgaaaattttgagcaaaaaCGTGGCCGAAATCTGTGCTACGAATTTGCTGTTTTGAGTTGTTCTACCTACTAGTTGGAGCAATCTTGTGCCCGGATACCTTGAGCTTTGCTATCGTCTCTTCTAGTGCATTTGCAACACGAGCATTACTCCGACATATATCTCACATTTTCAGCTCATTCCTTTGGTTGCTTTTGCCCCACTTATCTTTGTGTGTGCGTTTTCTGTGAGTAGTGTGCCATACGATCAGCACTAGGATTTGTGAATTGGTGTTGTTAGGTATCCTCACCAAGCTCCACCATACCTTGGTTTGTCCTGTGATAATCTCTCCCTTGGTATTCGCTTCATCACATCCGTGCACGTTCTGCCCCTACAAGATGGTAAGATATACTAATTCACTTTGGAACGGTAAGATACATTGTTTCTTTCAGTTTTGAGTGAGTTGAGAGTTTTCcacatatatttttcctttttgtgctCTAATCATGTCAACGAGGATGGTGCAAGTGATGTTTTGCAGAAGAAGGCTGCTACTGAGGTGGTGCATTGGCATGAATATGAAGCCCTCCGTGATCACTtgaagttaaaaaaaaatcaggcggTTGAACCCATATCCTCAGATTTGCAGCAAGTGGAGATGAAGGTTGATGAGGCCATTAACACGGCTCAAGCGACCCAGGGTCACGTGACCACCATGCAGCGCTCTCTCGTTGATTTGACGCAAGCGGTGACTGATTTGCGCATGCTCGTTGAGCGCCAACAACAGCAAGATCAGCaccatgatgatgatgatgatgctagAGTTAATGATGGTGGTACAGCCCATAATGTGCGTGGCCAGCAGCAAAATCAGGATCGGCGTCACAATGCGCCGATGGGTTTTGGCCATGGAGGTGGCCGTGGTGATGGAGGTCGTGGGCATGGCCGTGTTGATGGAGGTCGTGGGAATGGCCGTGCTGGTGCCTTCCCTATGGGTCATGCACGTCGTGAGTTTGATCATGATGATGGACAGCACGCTCATCGTGATGATGACGGGCTGGGCAAACCGAAGTTTTCTATTCCCAAGTTTGAGGGCTCTACTGATGTTGAAGAATATCTTATTTGGGAGCTTAAGATAGAGAAATTTTGGCGTTTGCATGAGTACACCGAGGACAGAAAAATCAAATTAGCTTCTTCGGAGTTTGATGGATATGCTTTGCGTTGGTGGGATAACATTGTGCGTACTAGGCAGGAAGAAGGTGATCCCCCAATCATCATGGGGAGAACTATGAAGGAAGTGATGCGGGAACGTTTTATTCCTCGCAACTATATGCGTTCTCTCTATGATAAGCTGCAGAATTTGAGGCAAGGCACTATGTCCGTGGATGATTATTTTCACGAGATGGAGTTGATTATGCAGCGTGCTAGAGTTCGTGAGCAACCAGAACAGACCATGCAGCGGTTTCTTTCTGGTTTGACATACAATATCAAGCGTATCGTTCGGCATCACCAATATTATGACATGAACGAGTTGCTGCATCATGCACGGGAGGCTGAACTTCAGTTAGCCGAAGACGCGAAGTTTGCTGCTCGTTCCACTTCGGCTCGTGGTCGTTTCACGCCACACCCATCAGGTGGGCCGTCTACACCAAGTCCTTCTTCGGGTGTTCTTGGTACTATTTCAAGCAAGCCCGAATCTGCTGTTATCAATGCCAAGAAACCGGCACAACCTGCTGCTAGTGTTGCCGGTTCCTCTATGTCTACAGCAAGAAACAGGGATATGAATTGTCATACATGTGGTGGCAAGGGTCACTTCAAGCGCGACTGTCCCAATAAGAAGGTTATGTTGGTGAATGAGGATCTCGAGTATGAGAccggtgatgatgctgatcCTGAATCTGAACctttggaggatgaagatgctTATGATGAAGGTGTTGTTGATGCCTACGCGATACACTTTCCAACTATTGTGTGTTCGCAAAGGGTGCTGAATGTCACGCCTAGTCCTGAGAATCAGTGCTGcaacttgttccaaacaaaggCTATCGTTGGTCCTAGCAAGGCATGCAAGGTGATCATCGATGGTGGTAGTTGTCGGAACTTGGCTAGTAAGGAGCTATGtgcaaaactgaaattgaAATATTGTCGCACCCCAATCCATATTATATTCAATGGTTGAGTGATAGTGGGGAGATGAAGATCAGCCATATGGTGCGTGTGGAATTTCAGATTGGACCATACAAAGACACCGTTGAGTGTGATGTGGTTCCCATGACCGTGTGAAACTTGTTGTTGGGTCGTCCATGACAATTTGATAGGAACGTTCGTCACAATGGGAGAGCCAACACATATCATTTGCATTGGCGTGGCAAGGATGTTACTTTGAGACCCATGACACCGCAGCAAATCGTAAATGAATCAAGGCAGAAATTTGAAGTAAATTGTGAGAATGAGCGTGAGAGATTAGATAGGCGACCGACTCCACTTTTGGTGAGCGAGAGCCACAAACCAAATTTGAGTGGTAAACAGAACGGTGAGGGAGAGAATTCCTTAGTAATGCTAGCCACCAAATCTATTTTGAGAGAGTTCAGCGAGGATCCTACTTTGACGCCTTTTGTGCTTATGTGCAAAGGTGTTTTACTTTCTACTAACGACATGACCCCGCTGCCTATTGGTGTTTCTCATGTTTTACAGGATTTCGACGATGTGTTCCCGGATGAGGTACCCGCTGGTTTGCCATCGTTGCGTGGTATAGAACATCAAATCGATTTGATACCCAGTGCGTCGTTGCCCAATCGAGCCCCCTACCGCACCAACCCCGAGGAAACGAAAGAAATTCAGAAATAAGTACAAGGACTtctcgacaaaggttatattcGCGTAAGTCTTAGTCCATGTgttgttcctgttattttagTTCCTAAGAAAGATGGTACATggcgcatgtgcgtagattgtAGTTATAAATAACATCACTATTCGATATCGTCATCCCATTCCACGTTTGGAGGATATGCTAGATGAATTGATGGTGCTGTTGTTTTCTCTAAAATTGATTTGCGTAGCGAATATCATCAAATTAGGATGAAAGAAGGGGATGAATTGAAGACAgcttttaaaacaaaattcggtttatatgagtggttagtcatgccgTTTGGGTTAACTAATGCACCTAGTACTTTCATGCGCTTGATGAAGCATGTTTTACGGCATTTCATCGGTAAATTTGTGGTTGTGTACTTTGATGATATATTAATTTACAGCCGCAATGAATCTAAACGTTGTGATCATATTCGACAAGTTTTGCAAGTGTTGCGTGATGCTAAGCTTTATGGTAATCTTGATAAGTGCACATTTGCAAAGATACGGTCATATTTCTGAGATATGTTGTTTCTAAACATGGAGTTGAGGTAGATGATTCTAAAATTGACGCTATTAAAAATTGGCCTACTCCAATGAATGTTAGTCAAGTACGAAGTTTTCACGGTCTTGCTGGTTTCTATAGGCGTTTTGTGAAAGATTTCAGTACTATTGTTGCACCTTTGAATGAGTTAACTAAAAAAGGTGTTGAGTTTGTTTGGGGCCCATCCCAAGATAATGCTTTTGATGAACTAAAACGTCGTTTGACTGCTGCACCTTTGCTTGTACTTCCTGATTTCACTAAACAATTTGAGATtgagtgtgatgctagtggaattgGTATTGGAGGTGTGTTGATGCAAGAGGGTAGACTGATTGcttatttttctgaaaaattgAATGGTGCACAATTGAACTATCCTGTTTATGATAAAGAATTGTATGCTCTTGTTCGTGTTCTTGAGgtttggcaacattatttgTGGCCAAAAGAATTtatcatacattctgatcatgaggcattgaaatatttgaaaGCTTAATCCAATTTACATAGACGTCATGCTAAgtgggttgaatttattgagtctttCCCGTACATTATTAAGcataagaagggtaaagataatgtgGTGGTTGATGCTCTATCTAGGAAAAACATGTTATTGACACTTTTGGATGTTAAAGTTCCTGGTTTAGAGAGTTTGCATGATTTATATGATGTTGATCGTGACTTTGCTGCACCATATTCTCTTTGTACAGCAGGGAAAGCATGGGAAAAATATCACATACATGATGGTTTCTTGTTTAGAGCTAACAAACTATGTGTTCCAGAATCGTCCGTGCATTTGCTATTGTTGCAGGAATCACATGCGGGCGGTTTGATGGGTCACTTTGGACGTGAGAAGACGTTGCTTATGCTCGCTGATCATTTTTATTGGCCTAAGATGAGGCGTGATGTGGACAGGTTTGTGAAACGATGTATCACTTGCAATAAGTCGAAGTCCAAGCTGAAGCCTCATGGTTTCTACActcctcttcctgctcctACTACTCCTTGGGAAGATATAAGCATGGATTTTGTGTTAGGATTGCCTAGGACTAGAAGAGGGCATGATTCAATCTTTGTGGTAGTAGATCGTTTTTccaagatggcacattttattgCTTGCCACAAGAGCGACGATGCGTCGCATATTGCTAATCTGTTTTTCAGGGACATTGTACGCTTACATGGCATACCAAAGACGATTGTTTCTGATCGTGATGTGATATTTATGAGCTATTTCTGGAAGACACTATGGGGCAAGCTCGGGATAAAGTTATTGTTCAGTACAActtgtcatccccaaacagatggTCAAACGGAGGTGGTGAATCGCACACTATCAATGTTGCTGCGATCCATGATCAAGAAGAATCTGCGTGAGTGGGAAGATTGTTTGCCGCATGTGGAGTTTGCATATAACAAGGCAGTACACTCAACAACGCAGCTTTGTCCATTCGACGTGGTCTATGGTTTTAAACCCATTACACCCCTTGATTTGTTGCCTCTACCCATGCAAGAGCACGTCAACATGGAGGCATCCAAAAGGGCAGATTTTGTGAGGAAGATCCATGAGAAGATAAAAGAAGCAATTGAGAAGAAAGGCAAGTACACCGATGAGTGTGAACGAGAAGCACAAGGAGGTGTTGTTTCAGCCCGGCGACATGGTTTGGGTACACTTTCGCAAGGACAGATTTTCGGAGCGTCGTAAGTACAAGTTGCAACCACGTGGTGCTGGACCATATAAAGTGCTTGCCAAGATTAATGACAATGCATACAAGATTGATCTTCCAACCGATGAGTTTGGCGTTAGTAATACATTCAATGTTGCTGATTTGACGCCGTATGCTGGAGAAGACCTTGCTGTGTTGGGGTCGACGCCTTTTCAAGggggggaggatgatgaggacatccctaGTCCTTTATCATCAACTCCAATTGATGATGTTGCTGCACAAAACAAGCCCAATGAAGTTAGACTTGGGCCAAAAACAAGAGCACGTGTAAAGATACttgaacaacaggtgaactcgCTCTTAATTGAATTTGATGTTTTAATTGATGAGAGCTTTATACTACCTAAGTCTATGCATTTATGTATGATCAGATTTGAAGATAATTCAAGCCTtgtacgtggaggaggagagttgCAGCAAGATCCATTGGCGTTGATTTCCAATATCAAGAagagcgcgagggaggagagggaggctgGAGCACCAcatgaagaggaggaaatcAACCAGCAATAGAAGTTGTCGTGGCTGATGCTAGGACAAGTCCTATGACACATCAAACATCTCTAAGGCATCAGCGCATGTCGAGGAGCATGTGACACACATAGGGCTGCCTACGACATGGATTATTTGCCTAAGTGTGAGTTGAGCCTGCATGCTCATAGTTTGGGCTAAAGCCAACGTTTTGGGtcagtttgtcaaatttgggtTGAACCAAGTTCGAGTCCTAGTCCAATTAGGTTGCTGGACGTCCACCCTTCTATATAAGTTGAGGGGCGTCCACGATTAGGGTTAGACCACGTTTACATTATTCAGAACCTTTCATTGAACTGCtacaagcattcatctgaaattaTATTCCTTTTTGATTCGATCAGGAATTTACCTTCACCACTTTGTTGCGATCTGGTGTTTCTGCTACTGAAGATTCAAGTGCTATATATTGTTCCATTGGGAATTGGTAGATTGCAGAACCGCTTCGTGGTCGGCAGCTACGTGCGCAAGCGTGTGATGTTGCGAATATCAACTAGGGTTGAAAATTGTTGCATTGGCAGCAAGGGACCAGCC
This is a stretch of genomic DNA from Brachypodium distachyon strain Bd21 chromosome 1, Brachypodium_distachyon_v3.0, whole genome shotgun sequence. It encodes these proteins:
- the LOC104582174 gene encoding uncharacterized protein LOC104582174, with amino-acid sequence MKVDEAINTAQATQGHVTTMQRSLVDLTQAVTDLRMLVERQQQQDQHHDDDDDARVNDGGTAHNVRGQQQNQDRRHNAPMGFGHGGGRGDGGRGHGRVDGGRGNGRAGAFPMGHARREFDHDDGQHAHRDDDGLGKPKFSIPKFEGSTDVEEYLIWELKIEKFWRLHEYTEDRKIKLASSEFDGYALRWWDNIVRTRQEEGDPPIIMGRTMKEVMRERFIPRNYMRSLYDKLQNLRQGTMSVDDYFHEMELIMQRARVREQPEQTMQRFLSGLTYNIKRIVRHHQYYDMNELLHHAREAELQLAEDAKFAARSTSARGRFTPHPSGGPSTPSPSSGVLGTISSKPESAVINAKKPAQPAASVAGSSMSTARNRDMNCHTCGGKGHFKRDCPNKKVMLVNEDLEYETGDDADPESEPLEDEDAYDEGVVDAYAIHFPTIVCSQRVLNVTPSPENQCCNLFQTKAIVGPSKACKVIIDGGSCRNLASKELCAKLKLKYCRTPIHIIFNG